The Panicum virgatum strain AP13 chromosome 5K, P.virgatum_v5, whole genome shotgun sequence genome has a window encoding:
- the LOC120709144 gene encoding auxin response factor 4-like — MPPAAMAPPPPPPQAPSNSGDPLYPELWRACAGPLVTVPRPGDLVFYFPQGHIEQVEASMNQVAGNQMRIYDLPSKLLCRVLNVELKAETETDEVYAQIMLMPEPEQNEVAAEKSSSGAAATPRPAVRSFCKTLTASDTSTHGGFSVLRRHADECLPPLDMTQSPPTQELVAKDLHGMEWRFRHIFRGQPRRHLLQSGWSVFVSSKRLVAGDAFIFLRGENGELRVGVRRAMRQLSNVPSSVISSQSMHLGVLATAWHAINTKSMFTVYYKPRTSPSEFIIPYDQYMESLKNNYSIGMRFRMRFEGEEAPEQRFTGTIVGCENLDPLWPDSSWRYLKVRWDEPSTIPRPDRVSPWKIEPASSPPVNPLPLSSRVKRPRQAPPPSPESSVLTKEGASKIDISSAQTQHQNSVLQGQEQMTLRNNMTESTDSDATVQKPMMWSPSPNGKTHTSFQQRPSMDNWMPMGRRETDFKDTRSAFKDARTSSQLFGDTQGFFMPTFDENHHRLSFNNQFQDQGSAHRFSDPYFYMPQQPSLTVDSSTRTQSASNELRFWSEQNTVYGNSNDQQKGFTFAQNPSSWLNQPFPQVEQPRVVRPHATVAPFDLEKTREGSGFKIFGFKVDAASASPIQLTSPMSTMREHVVQTQPPASVNELQPVQTECLPEGSVSTAGTATENEKSIQQAPQSSKDIQSKSQGASTRSCTKVHKQGVALGRSVDLSKFGDYDELKAELDKMFEFEGELVSANKNWQIVYTDNEGDMMLVGDDPWEEFCSIVRKIYIYTKEEVQKMNSKSSAPRKEEPLASGEVCAATNE, encoded by the exons ATGCCGCCCgcagccatggcgccgccgccgccgccgccccaggcACCGTCCAACTCAG GGGATCCGCTCTACCCGGAGCTCTGGCGCGCCTGTGCCGGCCCGCTCGTCACCGTCCCGCGCCCCGGTGACCTCGTCTTCTATTTCCCGCAGGGCCACATCGAGCAG GTGGAGGCCTCCATGAACCAGGTCGCCGGAAACCAGATGCGCATCTACGATCTGCCCTCCAAGCTGCTCTGCCGAGTGCTCAACGTCGAGCTCAAG GCGGAGACGGAGACCGACGAGGTCTACGCGCAGATCATGCTCATGCCAGAGCCTGAG CAAAACGAGGTGGCGGCTGAGAAGTCGAGTTCTGGGGCTGCCGCCACGCCGAGGCCAGCCGTCAGGTCCTTCTGCAAGACTCTCACCGCGTCCGACACCAGCACACACGGTGGCTTCTCTGTGCTGCGCCGCCACGCTGACGAGTGTCTCCCTCCCCTG GATATGACCCAATCACCTCCGACACAAGAGCTTGTGGCAAAGGATCTGCATGGCATGGAGTGGCGCTTCCGGCACATCTTTCGTG GGCAACCTAGGAGGCATCTCCTCCAGAGTGGCTGGAGTGTGTTTGTTAGTTCTAAAAGGCTTGTTGCTGGGGACGCCTTCATCTTCCTCAG AGGAGAAAATGGTGAACTTCGAGTTGGTGTTAGGCGGGCTATGAGGCAGTTGTCTAACGTACCTTCTTCAGTCATATCTAGCCAAAGCATGCACCTCGGAGTCCTTGCAACTGCATGGCATGCCATCAACACTAAATCCATGTTCACTGTGTACTACAAACCTAG gacaagtccctcagAGTTCATCATACCATATGATCAGTATATGGAGTCATTGAAGAACAATTATTCTATTGGGATGAGATTCAGGATGCGGTTTGAAGGGGAAGAGGCACCAGAGCAGAG GTTTACTGGTACTATAGTTGGGTGTGAAAATCTTGACCCGTTATGGCCTGATTCCAGTTGGAGATACTTGAAG GTGCGTTGGGATGAGCCTTCAACTATCCCACGTCCTGATAGGGTCTCTCCGTGGAAGATAGAGCCTGCTTCATCACCTCCTGTTAATCCCCTTCCACTTTCTTCTAGAGTAAAGAGACCTAGACAAGCTCCTCCGCCTTCACCAGAATCATCAGTTCTTACAAAAGAAG GTGCAAGTAAGATTGATATCAGTTCTGCTCAAACACAACATCAAAACTCGGTCTTGCAAGGTCAAGAGCAGATGACCTTGAGGAACAACATGACTGAGAGTACCGACTCTGATGCCACTGTTCAGAAGCCTATGATGTGGTCACCATCACCCAATGGGAAAACCCACACTAGTTTTCAGCAGAGACCCTCTATGGATAATTGGATGCCAATGGGAAGGCGTGAAACTGACTTCAAGGACACCCGTTCTGCCTTCAAGGATGCCCGTACCTCCTCTCAATTATTTGGAGATACACAGGGGTTCTTTATGCCAACTTTTGATGAGAATCATCACCGTCTTTCTTTCAACAATCAGTTTCAAGACCAAGGCTCAGCTCATCGCTTTTCGGACCCATACTTCTATATGCCTCAACAACCTTCTCTAACTGTTGACTCAAGCACAAGGACGCAGAGTGCAAGCAACGAGTTGCGTTTCTGGAGCGAACAGAATacggtttatggtaattcaaaTGATCAACAGAAGGGtttcacatttgcacaaaaCCCATCAAGTTGGTTAAATCAGCCATTCCCCCAGGTGGAACAGCCACGAGTGGTCCGACCTCATGCAACAGTTGCTCCATTTGATCTAGAGAAGACAAGAGAAGGCAGTGGGTTTAAGATTTTCGGGTTTAAAGTTGATGCTGCCAGTGCATCTCCTATTCAATTGACCTCTCCAATGTCTACAATGCGGGAGCATGTGGTACAAACTCAACCACCAGCATCAGTGAATGAATTGCAACCTGTGCAAACTGAGTGCTTACCTGAGGGGTCTGTAAGCACAGCTGGAACAGCAACGGAGAATGAGAAAAGCATTCAGCAAGCTCCACAAAGTTCAAAAGATATTCAGAGCAAGTCCCAGGGTGCTTCAACAAGGAGTTGTACAAAG GTTCATAAGCAAGGAGTTGCACTTGGCAGATCTGTGGACCTCTCTAAGTTCGGTGACTATGATGAGCTCAAAGCAGAACTAGACAAAATGTTTGAATTTGAGGGTGAATTGGTATCTGCTAACAAGAATTGGCAGATTGTTTATACTGACAATGAGGGTGATATGATGCTTGTGGGAGATGACCCGTGGGA AGAATTCTGCAGCATAGTGCGCAAGATCTACATTTACACAAAAGAGGAGGTCCAGAAGATGAACTCGAAATCATCTGCCCCGAGAAAGGAAGAACCTCTAGCATCTGGTGAAGTATGTGCGGCCACAAATGAGTAG
- the LOC120709146 gene encoding aspartokinase 1, chloroplastic-like isoform X1 — MATSVRSAAALRRLVPAIPPASTGHARGQASFGTRTWSGGARGLSMVVADSTRRRAREGGDGDGVLGAPVVGGPGAELGDQLSVVMKFGGSSVSSAARMEEVAGLILAFPEERPVVVLSAMGKTTNLLLLAGERAVGCGVIHVSEIEEWNTIKDLHIKTVDELGLQRSVIHDMLDELEQLLKGIAMMKELTLRTRDYLVSFGECMSTRIFAAYLNKIGVKARQYDAFEIGFITTDDFGNADVLEATYPAVAKRLHGDWIRDPAIPVVTGFLGKGWKSGAVTTLGRGGSDLTATTIGKALGLREIQVWKDVDGVLTCDPNIYPNAKTVPYLTFEEATELAYFGAQVLHPQSMRPAREGDIPVRVKNSYNPKAPGTLITKQREMHKVVLTSIVLKSNVTMLDIVSTRMLGQFGFLARVFAIFEDLGISVDCVATSEVSISVSLDPSKIWSRELIQQELDNVVEELEKIAIVHLLQQRAIISLIGNVRRSSLILEKAFHVLRKSGVNVQMISQGASKVNMSLIVHDSEAKACVKALHQAFFEDDDVLTQVEVENLLVS; from the exons ATGGCGACCTCAGTGCGATCGGCGGCCGCACTGCGCCGCCTCGTTCCAGCGATACCTCCGGCGAGCACGGGACATGCTCGAGGACAGGCAAGCTTCGGTACTCGGACCTGGTCCGGCGGCGCCCGAGGATTGTCAATGGTGGTCGCCGACTCCACCCGCCGTCGGGCCAGAGAAGGGGGCGACGGGGACGGCGTCCTCGGGGCTCCCGTTGTTGGAGGGCCCGGGGCGGAATTGGGAGATCAGCTGAGCGTGGTGATGAAGTTCGGGGGGTCCTCGGTGTCGTCGGCCgcgaggatggaggaggttgCCGGCCTCATCCTGGCGTTCCCCGAGGAGCGCCCCGTCGTCGTCCTCTCTGCCATGGGGAAAACCACCAACCTCCTGCTCCTC GCTGGAGAGAGAGCAGTGGGTTGTGGAGTGATCCATGTTTCTGAAATTGAAGAGTGGAACACGATCAAAGATCTACATATCAA AACTGTGGATGAACTTGGCCTGCAAAGATCAGTAATACACG ACATGCTGGATGAACTGGAGCAACTCTTGAAAGGTATCGCAATGATGAAAGAGCTAACACTTCGAACCAGAGACTACCTTGTTTCATTTGGAGAGTGCATGTCCACACGGATCTTTGCTGCTTATTTGAACAAAATTGGTGTCAAAGCACGGCAG TATGACGCATTTGAAATTGGCTTCATAACAACAGATGACTTTGGTAACGCCGATGTCTTGGAAGCAACTTATCCTGCAGTTGCTAAGAGACTTCATGGAGACTGGATACGGGATCCAGCAATACCTGTTGTTACTGGGTTCCTTGGGAAG GGCTGGAAATCAGGAGCTGTTACTACTTTAGGCCGAGGTGGTAGTGACTTGACTGCTACAACCATTGGTAAAGCCTTGGGACTGAGAGAAATTCAG GTATGGAAGGATGTTGATGGTGTACTCACTTGTGATCCAAATATCTACCCAAATGCAAAGACTGTTCCGTATTTAACATTTGAAGAGGCTACGGAACTTGCTTATTTCGGTGCCCAG GTCTTGCATCCACAATCAATGAGACCTGCTAGAGAAGGTGATATACCAGTTAGGGTTAAGAATTCATACAACCCTAAAGCTCCAGGTACCCTTATTACTAAACAAAGAGAGATGCATAAG GTTGTACTAACTAGTATAGTGCTGAAGTCAAATGTCACTATGTTGGACATAGTGAGCACTCGGATGCTTGGTCAGTTTGGTTTTCTGGCAAGG GTATTTGCTATATTTGAAGATCTAGGCATATCTGTGGATTGTGTTGCTACTAGCGAAGTTAGCATTTCTGTGTCACTCGATCCATCAAAGATCTGGAGTAGGGAACTTATTCAGCAG GAACTTGACAATGTAGTCGAAGAGCTTGAGAAAATAGCAATTGTTCATCTACTTCAGCAGAGGGCAATAATTTCGCTCATCGGAAATGTGCGACGATCATCTCTTATACTAGAAAAG GCGTTCCATGTGCTCAGGAAAAGTGGTGTCAATGTTCAGATGATCTCGCAAGGGGCATCCAAG GTTAACATGTCGCTGATAGTTCATGACAGCGAGGCGAAGGCATGCGTAAAAGCCCTCCATCAGGCGTTCTTCGAGGACGATGATGTCCTGACACAAGTTGAAGTAGAGAATTTGCTCGTGAGTTGA
- the LOC120709146 gene encoding aspartokinase 1, chloroplastic-like isoform X2: protein MATSVRSAAALRRLVPAIPPASTGHARGQASFGTRTWSGGARGLSMVVADSTRRRAREGGDGDGVLGAPVVGGPGAELGDQLSVVMKFGGSSVSSAARMEEVAGLILAFPEERPVVVLSAMGKTTNLLLLAGERAVGCGVIHVSEIEEWNTIKDLHIKTVDELGLQRSVIHDMLDELEQLLKGIAMMKELTLRTRDYLVSFGECMSTRIFAAYLNKIGVKARQYDAFEIGFITTDDFGNADVLEATYPAVAKRLHGDWIRDPAIPVVTGFLGKGWKSGAVTTLGRGGSDLTATTIGKALGLREIQVWKDVDGVLTCDPNIYPNAKTVPYLTFEEATELAYFGAQVLHPQSMRPAREGDIPVRVKNSYNPKAPGTLITKQREMHKVVLTSIVLKSNVTMLDIVSTRMLGQFGFLARVFAIFEDLGISVDCVATSEVSISVSLDPSKIWSRELIQQVNMSLIVHDSEAKACVKALHQAFFEDDDVLTQVEVENLLVS from the exons ATGGCGACCTCAGTGCGATCGGCGGCCGCACTGCGCCGCCTCGTTCCAGCGATACCTCCGGCGAGCACGGGACATGCTCGAGGACAGGCAAGCTTCGGTACTCGGACCTGGTCCGGCGGCGCCCGAGGATTGTCAATGGTGGTCGCCGACTCCACCCGCCGTCGGGCCAGAGAAGGGGGCGACGGGGACGGCGTCCTCGGGGCTCCCGTTGTTGGAGGGCCCGGGGCGGAATTGGGAGATCAGCTGAGCGTGGTGATGAAGTTCGGGGGGTCCTCGGTGTCGTCGGCCgcgaggatggaggaggttgCCGGCCTCATCCTGGCGTTCCCCGAGGAGCGCCCCGTCGTCGTCCTCTCTGCCATGGGGAAAACCACCAACCTCCTGCTCCTC GCTGGAGAGAGAGCAGTGGGTTGTGGAGTGATCCATGTTTCTGAAATTGAAGAGTGGAACACGATCAAAGATCTACATATCAA AACTGTGGATGAACTTGGCCTGCAAAGATCAGTAATACACG ACATGCTGGATGAACTGGAGCAACTCTTGAAAGGTATCGCAATGATGAAAGAGCTAACACTTCGAACCAGAGACTACCTTGTTTCATTTGGAGAGTGCATGTCCACACGGATCTTTGCTGCTTATTTGAACAAAATTGGTGTCAAAGCACGGCAG TATGACGCATTTGAAATTGGCTTCATAACAACAGATGACTTTGGTAACGCCGATGTCTTGGAAGCAACTTATCCTGCAGTTGCTAAGAGACTTCATGGAGACTGGATACGGGATCCAGCAATACCTGTTGTTACTGGGTTCCTTGGGAAG GGCTGGAAATCAGGAGCTGTTACTACTTTAGGCCGAGGTGGTAGTGACTTGACTGCTACAACCATTGGTAAAGCCTTGGGACTGAGAGAAATTCAG GTATGGAAGGATGTTGATGGTGTACTCACTTGTGATCCAAATATCTACCCAAATGCAAAGACTGTTCCGTATTTAACATTTGAAGAGGCTACGGAACTTGCTTATTTCGGTGCCCAG GTCTTGCATCCACAATCAATGAGACCTGCTAGAGAAGGTGATATACCAGTTAGGGTTAAGAATTCATACAACCCTAAAGCTCCAGGTACCCTTATTACTAAACAAAGAGAGATGCATAAG GTTGTACTAACTAGTATAGTGCTGAAGTCAAATGTCACTATGTTGGACATAGTGAGCACTCGGATGCTTGGTCAGTTTGGTTTTCTGGCAAGG GTATTTGCTATATTTGAAGATCTAGGCATATCTGTGGATTGTGTTGCTACTAGCGAAGTTAGCATTTCTGTGTCACTCGATCCATCAAAGATCTGGAGTAGGGAACTTATTCAGCAG GTTAACATGTCGCTGATAGTTCATGACAGCGAGGCGAAGGCATGCGTAAAAGCCCTCCATCAGGCGTTCTTCGAGGACGATGATGTCCTGACACAAGTTGAAGTAGAGAATTTGCTCGTGAGTTGA
- the LOC120709146 gene encoding aspartokinase 1, chloroplastic-like isoform X3: MATSVRSAAALRRLVPAIPPASTGHARGQASFGTRTWSGGARGLSMVVADSTRRRAREGGDGDGVLGAPVVGGPGAELGDQLSVVMKFGGSSVSSAARMEEVAGLILAFPEERPVVVLSAMGKTTNLLLLAGERAVGCGVIHVSEIEEWNTIKDLHIKTVDELGLQRSVIHDMLDELEQLLKGIAMMKELTLRTRDYLVSFGECMSTRIFAAYLNKIGVKARQYDAFEIGFITTDDFGNADVLEATYPAVAKRLHGDWIRDPAIPVVTGFLGKGWKSGAVTTLGRGGSDLTATTIGKALGLREIQVWKDVDGVLTCDPNIYPNAKTVPYLTFEEATELAYFGAQVLHPQSMRPAREGDIPVRVKNSYNPKAPGTLITKQREMHKVVLTSIVLKSNVTMLDIVSTRMLGQFGFLARVFAIFEDLGISVDCVATSEVSISVSLDPSKIWSRELIQQRGEGMRKSPPSGVLRGR; the protein is encoded by the exons ATGGCGACCTCAGTGCGATCGGCGGCCGCACTGCGCCGCCTCGTTCCAGCGATACCTCCGGCGAGCACGGGACATGCTCGAGGACAGGCAAGCTTCGGTACTCGGACCTGGTCCGGCGGCGCCCGAGGATTGTCAATGGTGGTCGCCGACTCCACCCGCCGTCGGGCCAGAGAAGGGGGCGACGGGGACGGCGTCCTCGGGGCTCCCGTTGTTGGAGGGCCCGGGGCGGAATTGGGAGATCAGCTGAGCGTGGTGATGAAGTTCGGGGGGTCCTCGGTGTCGTCGGCCgcgaggatggaggaggttgCCGGCCTCATCCTGGCGTTCCCCGAGGAGCGCCCCGTCGTCGTCCTCTCTGCCATGGGGAAAACCACCAACCTCCTGCTCCTC GCTGGAGAGAGAGCAGTGGGTTGTGGAGTGATCCATGTTTCTGAAATTGAAGAGTGGAACACGATCAAAGATCTACATATCAA AACTGTGGATGAACTTGGCCTGCAAAGATCAGTAATACACG ACATGCTGGATGAACTGGAGCAACTCTTGAAAGGTATCGCAATGATGAAAGAGCTAACACTTCGAACCAGAGACTACCTTGTTTCATTTGGAGAGTGCATGTCCACACGGATCTTTGCTGCTTATTTGAACAAAATTGGTGTCAAAGCACGGCAG TATGACGCATTTGAAATTGGCTTCATAACAACAGATGACTTTGGTAACGCCGATGTCTTGGAAGCAACTTATCCTGCAGTTGCTAAGAGACTTCATGGAGACTGGATACGGGATCCAGCAATACCTGTTGTTACTGGGTTCCTTGGGAAG GGCTGGAAATCAGGAGCTGTTACTACTTTAGGCCGAGGTGGTAGTGACTTGACTGCTACAACCATTGGTAAAGCCTTGGGACTGAGAGAAATTCAG GTATGGAAGGATGTTGATGGTGTACTCACTTGTGATCCAAATATCTACCCAAATGCAAAGACTGTTCCGTATTTAACATTTGAAGAGGCTACGGAACTTGCTTATTTCGGTGCCCAG GTCTTGCATCCACAATCAATGAGACCTGCTAGAGAAGGTGATATACCAGTTAGGGTTAAGAATTCATACAACCCTAAAGCTCCAGGTACCCTTATTACTAAACAAAGAGAGATGCATAAG GTTGTACTAACTAGTATAGTGCTGAAGTCAAATGTCACTATGTTGGACATAGTGAGCACTCGGATGCTTGGTCAGTTTGGTTTTCTGGCAAGG GTATTTGCTATATTTGAAGATCTAGGCATATCTGTGGATTGTGTTGCTACTAGCGAAGTTAGCATTTCTGTGTCACTCGATCCATCAAAGATCTGGAGTAGGGAACTTATTCAGCAG CGAGGCGAAGGCATGCGTAAAAGCCCTCCATCAGGCGTTCTTCGAGGACGATGA
- the LOC120709147 gene encoding transcription factor ICE1-like — protein sequence MDDSAPGKLDEIAGGGGAPGDWSYLTSEGASASFPLFPFPRDALSTPPSVASLLLSMDPAALFDIHGAFPPPSSAAGGGGGSALPAFHDFTSTNPFDDAGQFLAAPPPAPAEQHQGHKGGFLAPPPAPAFGIDWDDDDEMEHSVDASSLAISASMENAAGASTGGGGGPGGGGGGGSGSGRGKKKGMPAKNLMAERRRRKKLNDRLYMLRSVVPKISKMDRASILGDAIEYLKELLQRINDLHNEIESAPSSSLVGPTSASFQPSTPTLQTFPGHVKEELCPAAFPSPNGQQATVEVRMREGHAVNIHMFCARRPGILLSTMTALDGLGLDIEQAVISCFNGFAMDVFRAEQCGDGPGLVPDEIKAVLLHTAGLQNAM from the exons ATGGACGACTCGGCGCCGGGGAAGCTGGACGAGATcgcgggagggggaggggcgccCGGGGACTGGAGCTACCTCACGTCGGAAGGCGCTTCCGCTTCCTTCCCGCTCTTCCCCTTCCCCAGGGACGCCCTCTCCACGCCGCCCTCGGTCGCCTCGCTGCTACTCTCCATGGACCCCGCCGCCCTCTTCGACATCCACGGCGCCTTCCCCCCGCCGTCCtccgctgccggcggcggcggaggctccgCGCTGCCCGCCTTCCACGACTTCACCTCCACCAACCCCTTCGACGACGCCGGGCAgttcctcgccgcgcccccgccggcgccggcggagcagCACCAGGGGCACAAAGGTGGGTtcttggcgccgccgccggccccggcctTCGGGATCGACTgggacgacgacgatgagatGGAGCACAGCGTCGACGCGTCCTCCCTGGCCATATCGGCCTCTATGGAGAATGCTGCGGGCGCGTCCAcgggaggaggtggcggacctggcggtggcggtggcggcggcagcggcagcgggagGGGCAAGAAGAAGGGGATGCCGGCCAAGAACCTCatggcggagcgccgccgccggaagaaGCTCAATGACCGCCTCTATATGCTGCGCTCGGTGGTGCCCAAGATCAGCAAG ATGGATAGGGCTTCCATCCTTGGTGATGCAATTGAGTACTTGAAGGAATTACTGCAAAGGATCAACGATCTCCACAATGAAATTGAGTCTGCTCCAAGCTCTTCGCTTGTTGGGCCAACATCAGCCAGCTTTCAACCGTCAACACCAACATTGCAAACATTTCCTGGACATGTCAAAGAGGAACTTTGTCCAGCTGCATTCCCTAGCCCTAATGGGCAGCAAGCCACG GTTGAAGTCAGGATGAGGGAGGGGCATGCAGTCAATATCCACATGTTCTGCGCGCGTAGGCCAGGCATCCTGCTGTCCACAATGACGGCCCTGGATGGCCTGGGTCTCGACATTGAGCAGGCGGTCATCAGCTGCTTCAATGGGTTTGCAATGGATGTCTTCCGAGCTGAG CAATGCGGGGATGGTCCTGGACTCGTGCCTGATGAAATTAAGGCCGTGCTGCTGCACACTGCTGGTCTGCAGAACGCAATGTAG
- the LOC120709148 gene encoding coiled-coil domain-containing protein SCD2-like produces MDRLRAGSPVYGRQRSGSSTGSSSPGGVSPSHHRSSSTSSAVGAAGISNVRRTQNVAARAAAARLAQVMASQNAAAATGDDDDEDDYAADHPPPAPVRFGGGRTAHGSNGVSLLGRTARSPSPALGRNIVEPPPTVRSSSAGRPAVASRPTTTVVPPIKTNTTLRTPSPIPPVAVEPPADRTRQKRFDAGLHNSRESGLKREASTLQDELDMLQEENESVVEKLRLAEERCEEAEARAKELEKQVAALGEGVSLEARLLSRKEAALKQREAALKAARESKDGREEVTTLRQELESAKEEVASAIDQLKEAESETKAFRSMTQRMVLTQEEMEEVVLKRCWLARYWGLAVQYGVYPEIAVSKHEHWSALAPLPLEVVLSAGQKAKDEPRKQGNDAQGRNKLAREMSDVMGEGNIESMLSVEMGLRELSSLKVEDAIVVALGQHRRPSINRQFTSDFKSPGEPKYLEAFDLSPEEAEDVSFKQAWLIYFWRRAKTHGVEEDIADDRLQFWIGRNAQAPNSHDAIDVERGLTELRKLGIEQQLWEGSRADIDQASLAMENQ; encoded by the exons ATGGACCGTCTCCGGGCCGGGAGCCCCGTCTatgggcggcagcggagcggcAGCAGCACGGGCTCCTCCTCCCCGGGCGGCGTCTCCCCCTCGCACcaccgctcctcctccacctcctccgccgtgggCGCAGCGGGCATCTCCAACGTGCGCCGCACGCAGAACGTggcagcgcgcgccgcggcggcaagGCTCGCGCAGGTCATGGCctcgcagaacgccgccgcggccaccggcgacgacgatgacgaggaCGACTACGCTGCCGACCACCCGCCACCGGCACCCGTGAGGTTCGGAGGTGGCCGGACAGCGCACGGGAGCAACGGCGTCTCCCTGCTTGGCCGTACCGCGAGATCTCCCTCCCCTGCG TTAGGTCGGAACATTGTAGAACCACCTCCTACCGTCCGCTCGTCATCAGCAGGTAGGCCAGCTGTTGCATCACGACCGACCACCACAGTGGTGCCACCGATCAAAACCAACACGACATTGCGAACCCCGTCCCCTATCCCTCCAGTGGCTGTGGAGCCTCCAGCAGATCGCACTCGGCAGAAAAG ATTTGATGCGGGGCTTCATAACTCTAGAGAATCAGGACTAAAAAGAGAGGCATCCACTCTTCAAGATGAG CTTGATATGCTACAAGAGGAGAATGAGAGTGTTGTAGAAAAG TTGCGGCTTGCTGAAGAAAGATGTGAAGAAGCGGAAGCTAGAGCCAAGGAGCTTGAGAAACAG GTAGCTGCTCTTGGAGAAGGGGTATCGTTAGAAGCTCGCCTCTTAAGCAG GAAGGAAGCAGCACTTAAACAGAGGGAG GCTGCACTAAAAGCTGCAAGGGAATCAAAGGATGGTAGAGAGGAAGTAACAACACTAAGGCAAGAACTTGAG TCTGCCAAAGAAGAAGTTGCATCAGCAATTGACCAGCTGAAGGAGGCAGAGTCTGAAACGAAGGCTTTCCGGTCAATGACTCAGAGAATGGTCTTAACCCAAGAAGAAATG GAGGAAGTTGTCCTAAAAAGGTGCTGGCTTGCACGCTATTGGGGCTTAGCAGTTCAATATG GAGTGTATCCTGAGATTGCGGTATCAAAGCATGAGCATTGGTCAGCATtggctcctcttcctctcgaggTTGTTCTCTCTGCTGGTCAAAAGGCAAAGGACGAACCTCGAAAACAAG GCAATGATGCTCAGGGAAGAAATAAGCTTGCACGAGAAATGAGTGACGTAATGGGAGAAGGCAATATAGAGAGCATGCTTTCAGTTGAAATGGGGCTTAGAGAGCTTTCTTCGTTGAAG GTGGAAGATGCTATTGTAGTTGCACTTGGCCAACATCGTAGACCTAGCATAAATCGGCAGTTCACATCAG ATTTTAAATCACCTGGTGAACCTAAATACCTGGAGGCATTTG ATCTTAGCCCAGAAGAGGCTGAAGACGTTAGCTTTAAGCAG GCATGGCTTATATACTTCTGGAGAAGAGCCAAAACTCATGGTGTCGAGGAAGATATTGCTGATGACCGGCTTCAGTTTTGGATTGGTCGCAATGCACAAGCTCCAAATTCGCATGATGCTATAGATG TGGAGAGAGGTCTAACAGAGCTCAGGAAATTGGGCATAGAGCAGCAATTGTGGGAGGGTTCTCGGGCAGATATAGATCAAGCTTCATTGGCAATGGAGAACCAGTAA